Proteins encoded by one window of Halorussus salinus:
- a CDS encoding type II toxin-antitoxin system PemK/MazF family toxin, translated as MTSDTEVRRGDVVVVRLDPAEGSEIKKTRPGVVVQNDVGNRNANTTIIAPATRTHRGYPFEVLVEADDSPFESDSSVRLDQIRAVSIESRIHSIVGRLDDQYVSEIDEALKLSLDLD; from the coding sequence ATGACCAGCGATACCGAAGTTCGTCGCGGCGATGTCGTAGTCGTTCGACTGGACCCCGCCGAAGGAAGTGAGATAAAGAAGACGCGACCGGGAGTCGTCGTGCAGAACGATGTCGGCAATCGAAACGCCAATACCACGATTATCGCACCCGCAACAAGGACTCACCGGGGGTATCCCTTCGAGGTACTAGTCGAAGCGGACGATTCGCCGTTCGAATCGGACTCATCAGTTCGTCTAGATCAGATTCGGGCGGTCTCCATTGAATCGCGAATTCACTCTATCGTCGGTCGTCTCGACGACCAATACGTGAGCGAGATAGACGAGGCACTGAAACTAAGTCTCGATCTCGACTGA
- a CDS encoding HD domain-containing protein, protein MKAIKDSVHDHVPICDLAADLLDTPELQRLRHIKQLSTVRLVYPSANHTRFEHSLGVYHLARKACSLLGVEEDRALAVRAAALLHDVGHGPYGHQTEGIIERRLGRHHDEVADLLGAGRLAAVLERHGLDPAEVAALVEGTGRLGQLVAGELDVDRMDYLVRDAHHTGVPYGTIDHSRLLAALQFRDDELVLSEGNVQTAEGTLVARALMNATVYRHHVSRIAGAMLERAGERLLDSTDLGVEEFARMTDGRLLGALRDCEETADAARRLEHRDLYKRAVWAKLDAVPPEVVTADREAVRAFERDIASVADVAPEAVLLDTPGEPSMPETSTRVVVDGEVRRLADESPLVEGLRAAGRAQWRLGVYAPEESLPEVEAAAERVLGLAT, encoded by the coding sequence ATGAAAGCCATCAAGGACAGTGTCCACGACCACGTTCCTATCTGTGACCTCGCGGCCGACCTGCTCGACACGCCCGAACTCCAGCGGTTGCGCCACATCAAGCAACTCAGCACGGTCCGACTCGTCTACCCCTCCGCGAACCACACCCGATTCGAACATAGCCTCGGGGTCTACCACCTCGCGCGGAAGGCCTGCTCGCTCCTCGGGGTCGAGGAGGACCGGGCGCTCGCGGTCCGGGCGGCCGCCCTCCTCCACGACGTTGGTCACGGTCCCTACGGCCACCAGACCGAGGGCATCATCGAGCGCCGACTCGGGCGACACCACGACGAGGTGGCCGACCTCCTCGGGGCGGGGCGACTCGCGGCGGTGTTGGAACGCCACGGTCTCGACCCCGCCGAGGTCGCCGCGCTGGTCGAGGGCACGGGCCGACTCGGCCAACTGGTCGCCGGAGAACTCGACGTGGACCGGATGGACTACCTCGTCCGCGACGCCCACCACACCGGGGTTCCGTACGGCACCATCGACCACTCGCGGTTGCTCGCGGCGCTCCAGTTCCGCGACGACGAGTTGGTCCTCTCGGAGGGCAACGTCCAGACCGCCGAGGGGACGCTCGTCGCGCGGGCGCTGATGAACGCCACGGTCTACCGCCACCACGTCTCGCGCATCGCGGGCGCGATGCTCGAACGCGCGGGCGAGCGCCTCCTCGACTCGACCGACCTCGGCGTCGAGGAGTTCGCCCGGATGACCGACGGCCGACTCCTCGGGGCGCTGCGCGACTGCGAGGAGACCGCCGACGCCGCCCGGCGACTCGAACACCGGGACCTCTACAAGCGGGCGGTCTGGGCCAAACTCGACGCCGTGCCCCCGGAGGTCGTGACCGCCGACCGCGAGGCGGTCCGGGCGTTCGAGCGCGACATCGCGTCGGTCGCCGACGTGGCCCCCGAGGCGGTTCTCCTCGACACCCCCGGCGAACCGAGCATGCCCGAAACCTCGACGCGCGTGGTCGTGGACGGCGAGGTTCGGCGACTCGCCGACGAGTCGCCGCTGGTCGAGGGTCTACGAGCGGCGGGCCGCGCCCAGTGGCGACTCGGCGTCTACGCCCCCGAGGAGTCGCTCCCCGAGGTCGAAGCGGCGGCCGAGCGCGTGTTAGGACTGGCGACGTGA
- a CDS encoding ABC transporter ATP-binding protein, with protein sequence MTANAPIRTESLTKRYGDATAVRDLTFEVERGEVFGFLGPNGAGKTTTMQMLTTLTRPSSGEAWVAGAPVTDRDAVVEELGYMPEEPPIYDELTGREQLGYVAGLRDLPESEADRKIGDLLERFDLAGDADDRISTYSKGMKQKTALIQALVHDPQVVFLDEPTSGLDPRAARTVRNLVSELRDEGMTVFLSTHILPVVEELADRVGVLHDGRLVAEGSPESLTHRAESGEESTLEEVFLEVTSEHPEGEVGRDAEQSEFAR encoded by the coding sequence ATGACCGCGAACGCTCCCATCCGCACCGAGTCGCTGACCAAGCGGTACGGCGACGCGACCGCGGTCCGGGACCTCACCTTCGAGGTCGAGCGCGGCGAGGTGTTCGGCTTCCTCGGTCCCAACGGCGCGGGCAAGACCACGACGATGCAGATGCTGACGACGCTGACCCGGCCCAGTTCCGGCGAGGCGTGGGTCGCCGGAGCGCCCGTCACCGACCGCGACGCGGTGGTCGAAGAACTGGGCTACATGCCCGAGGAGCCACCCATCTACGACGAACTCACCGGGCGCGAACAGTTGGGGTACGTCGCGGGCCTCCGGGACCTGCCCGAGAGCGAGGCCGACCGCAAAATCGGCGACCTCCTCGAGCGGTTCGACCTCGCGGGGGACGCCGACGACCGTATCTCGACGTACTCGAAGGGGATGAAACAGAAGACCGCGCTGATTCAGGCGCTCGTCCACGACCCGCAAGTCGTGTTTCTGGACGAACCGACCTCGGGGCTGGACCCGCGGGCGGCGCGAACCGTCAGGAATCTGGTCTCGGAACTCCGCGACGAGGGGATGACCGTCTTCCTCTCGACGCACATCCTCCCGGTCGTCGAGGAGTTGGCCGACCGGGTGGGCGTCCTCCACGACGGTCGCCTCGTCGCCGAGGGGTCGCCGGAGTCGCTGACTCACCGGGCCGAGTCGGGCGAGGAGTCCACGCTCGAAGAGGTGTTCCTCGAAGTGACGAGCGAACACCCCGAGGGCGAGGTCGGCCGGGACGCCGAGCAGTCGGAGTTCGCGCGATGA
- a CDS encoding DHH family phosphoesterase — MSKAAELHDLLADSEELTIVCHNNPDPDCLASALALGRIAADAGIDERRILYSGDISHQQSRAFVNLLELDLKQFDPETVRERAENSLVAFVDHSLPGVNNEVPEDVPIDIVIDHHTAEGIEARFVDHREEVGATATILTEYVDELGVTFDQTLATGLLFAIRRETLGFLRGVTADEYRAAAVLHEFADPDMLRRLSTPAVSGATVDAIADAVDNRVVRGSVLVSHVGRTNERDALPQAADYLATLEGVETAIVFGIVGDEIELSARSTDSRVHVGNALHDIFADVGSAGGHREMAGGQIPLGVFADLTADGTDAELVGIVARVVTNRLVSGLNLADESVESTGSGGSGSEMT; from the coding sequence ATGAGCAAAGCCGCGGAACTCCACGACCTGTTGGCCGACAGTGAGGAGCTAACCATCGTCTGTCACAACAACCCCGACCCGGACTGTCTGGCCAGCGCGCTCGCGCTGGGGCGCATCGCGGCCGACGCCGGAATCGACGAGCGTCGCATCCTCTACAGCGGCGACATCTCCCACCAGCAGAGCCGCGCGTTCGTCAATCTGCTCGAACTCGACCTGAAGCAGTTCGACCCCGAGACGGTCCGGGAGCGCGCCGAGAATTCGCTGGTCGCGTTCGTGGACCACTCGCTCCCCGGCGTCAACAACGAGGTGCCCGAGGACGTACCGATAGATATCGTCATCGACCACCACACGGCCGAGGGAATCGAAGCCCGGTTCGTGGACCACCGCGAGGAGGTCGGCGCGACCGCGACCATCCTGACCGAGTACGTGGACGAACTCGGCGTGACCTTCGACCAGACGCTGGCGACCGGCCTCCTCTTCGCAATTCGTCGGGAGACGCTGGGCTTTCTCCGGGGCGTGACCGCCGACGAGTACCGGGCCGCGGCCGTCCTCCACGAGTTCGCCGACCCCGACATGCTCCGGCGACTCTCGACGCCCGCGGTCAGCGGCGCGACGGTGGACGCCATCGCCGACGCGGTGGACAACCGCGTGGTCCGCGGGTCGGTGCTGGTCTCGCACGTCGGTCGGACCAACGAGCGCGACGCGCTCCCGCAGGCCGCCGACTACCTCGCCACGCTGGAGGGGGTCGAGACCGCCATCGTCTTCGGCATCGTCGGCGACGAGATAGAACTCAGCGCGCGCTCGACCGACTCGCGGGTCCACGTCGGCAACGCCCTCCACGACATCTTCGCGGACGTGGGGAGCGCGGGCGGCCACCGCGAGATGGCCGGTGGCCAGATTCCGCTCGGCGTCTTCGCCGACCTGACCGCCGACGGCACCGACGCGGAACTGGTCGGTATCGTGGCGCGCGTCGTGACCAACCGCCTCGTCTCGGGACTCAACCTCGCCGACGAGTCGGTCGAATCGACCGGTTCTGGCGGGTCCGGGTCCGAGATGACCTGA
- the dps gene encoding DNA starvation/stationary phase protection protein Dps, with product MAQRQSRRQFRRNERRTSQQSQTGQQSQTDQPFQTGQQSRSDQQSRSGQRPARTYRSAVGLPDETRRSMVGLLNQSLADTTDLMTQCKFAHWNVKGMNFYQLHLLFDEIAEEFEEHADIIAERATALGGEATGTVRIAAQNSRIPEMPPEATTGPEYVQALVERVGIHANHLRREIEIAVEHDDEDTADMFTELSREVDKQLYFLEAHLQAVNPEAIPESPGGMVRGDQSSQYREQSGTGQQTQASQGIPITGQSQSGQQPQSSQQPQSGQQPQSGQQPQSGQQPQSGQQPQAGQPPHQRRYGGSGR from the coding sequence ATGGCACAACGACAGTCACGACGACAGTTTCGACGGAACGAACGGCGGACGAGTCAGCAATCACAGACCGGTCAGCAGTCTCAGACCGACCAGCCGTTCCAGACCGGCCAACAGTCCCGGAGCGACCAGCAGTCTCGGAGCGGCCAGCGGCCTGCCCGGACGTACCGGAGTGCGGTGGGGCTTCCCGACGAGACGCGACGGTCGATGGTCGGGTTGCTCAACCAGAGTCTCGCGGACACGACCGACCTGATGACCCAGTGTAAGTTCGCTCACTGGAACGTCAAGGGGATGAACTTCTATCAGTTACACCTCCTGTTCGACGAGATAGCCGAGGAGTTCGAGGAACACGCCGACATCATCGCCGAGCGCGCGACCGCGCTCGGCGGCGAGGCGACCGGAACCGTCCGAATCGCGGCGCAGAACAGCCGGATTCCCGAGATGCCGCCGGAGGCGACGACCGGGCCAGAGTACGTGCAGGCGCTGGTCGAGCGCGTGGGCATCCACGCCAACCACCTCCGACGGGAGATAGAAATCGCGGTCGAACACGACGACGAGGACACCGCCGACATGTTCACCGAACTCTCTCGGGAGGTGGACAAGCAACTGTACTTCCTCGAAGCCCACCTGCAAGCGGTCAATCCCGAAGCGATTCCCGAGAGTCCCGGCGGGATGGTTCGGGGCGACCAATCGTCGCAGTACCGCGAGCAGTCCGGGACGGGTCAACAGACGCAGGCGAGCCAAGGGATTCCAATCACGGGGCAATCGCAGTCCGGCCAGCAACCGCAGTCGAGTCAGCAACCGCAGTCCGGCCAGCAACCGCAGTCCGGCCAACAACCACAGTCCGGCCAACAACCACAGTCCGGCCAGCAACCGCAGGCCGGTCAGCCACCGCACCAGCGCCGGTACGGCGGGAGCGGACGGTAG
- the alaS gene encoding alanine--tRNA ligase yields MSELEEEYRLDYFEEEGFVRKECTDCGDFFWTRDPDRETCGEPPCENYQFIDDPGFPEAHTLEEMREAFLSFFEENDHERIEPYPVAANRWRDDVLLTQASIYDFQPLVTSGETPPPANPLTISQPCIRMQDIDNVGKTGRHTMAFEMMAHHAFNARKEVGDEYAYSGEVYWKDETVEYCDRFFESMGADLDEITYIEDPWVGGGNAGPAIEVIYKGAELATLVFMSMEQDPDGDYEMKDGNRYSKMDTYIVDTGYGLERWTWVSQGTPTVYEAVYPEMISFLKDNAGIDHSDEEEKLVHRSSKLAGHMDIDEAEDMEAARDNIARELDVSKTRLEDLLEPLEDIYAIADHCRTLAYMLGDGIVPSNVGTGYLTRMVLRRTKRLCDNVGVDAPLDELVDMQAERLEYENRDTIRDIVRTEVEKYRETLEQGGRRVERLAKEYAEKGQPIPTDELVELYDSHGIQPDMVEEIAADFGTEVEVPDDFYSVVASRHDSGQAFEEEADEDDRLADLPKTDRQFYEDQYGTDFEAVVLDVFEREGEGTDGETAYDVVLDQTMFYPEGGGQPADHGTLTTDETSVRVGDVQVRDGVILHRTDDEVGKGDIVRGKIDRDRRRRLMRHHTATHLVVHAAREVLGDHVRQAGAQKGTDSSRIDVRHYERIDRETKDEIEMVANELVMENTSVQQEWPNRHEAEEEYGFDLYQGGIPAGQNIRLIHVSEDVQACGGTHVRRTGDVGTIKILNTERVQDGVERLTFAAGEAAVEATQRTETALADAADILDVAPDEVPETAQRFFDEWKDRGKQIEDLKEQLAEARASGGGGGEEVEVGDTTAVVQRLDADMDELRATANALVEEGKIAVIGSGADGATFVVAVPDGVGVNAGEVVGQLAQKVGGGGGGPPDFAQGGGPDAEKLDDALDEAPDVLKQVQNA; encoded by the coding sequence ATGAGCGAACTCGAAGAGGAGTACCGCCTCGATTATTTCGAGGAAGAGGGCTTCGTCAGGAAGGAGTGTACCGACTGCGGTGACTTCTTCTGGACCCGCGACCCCGACCGAGAGACCTGCGGCGAACCGCCGTGCGAGAACTACCAGTTCATCGACGACCCCGGATTCCCGGAGGCCCACACGCTCGAAGAGATGCGGGAGGCGTTCCTCTCGTTCTTCGAGGAGAACGACCACGAGCGAATCGAGCCGTACCCGGTGGCCGCGAACCGCTGGCGCGACGACGTGTTGCTGACCCAAGCGTCTATCTACGACTTCCAGCCGCTCGTCACTTCGGGCGAGACTCCTCCGCCAGCCAACCCCCTCACGATTAGCCAGCCCTGCATCCGGATGCAGGACATCGACAACGTGGGCAAGACGGGGCGACACACGATGGCCTTCGAGATGATGGCCCACCACGCGTTCAACGCCCGCAAGGAGGTCGGCGACGAGTACGCCTACTCCGGAGAGGTCTACTGGAAGGACGAGACCGTCGAGTACTGCGACCGCTTCTTCGAGTCGATGGGGGCCGACTTGGACGAGATTACCTACATCGAGGACCCGTGGGTCGGCGGGGGCAACGCCGGGCCAGCCATCGAAGTCATCTACAAGGGCGCGGAACTGGCGACGCTGGTCTTCATGTCGATGGAGCAGGACCCCGACGGCGACTACGAGATGAAAGACGGCAACCGGTACTCCAAGATGGACACCTACATCGTGGACACCGGCTACGGCCTCGAACGCTGGACGTGGGTCTCGCAGGGCACCCCGACCGTCTACGAGGCGGTCTACCCCGAGATGATTTCGTTCCTGAAGGACAACGCTGGCATCGACCACTCCGACGAGGAGGAGAAACTCGTCCATCGCTCCTCGAAACTGGCGGGGCACATGGACATCGACGAGGCCGAGGACATGGAGGCCGCCCGCGACAACATCGCCCGCGAGTTGGACGTGTCCAAGACGCGCCTCGAAGACCTGCTGGAACCCCTCGAAGACATCTACGCCATCGCGGACCACTGCCGGACGCTCGCCTACATGCTCGGCGACGGCATCGTCCCGAGCAACGTCGGCACGGGGTATCTCACCCGGATGGTCCTGCGGCGGACCAAACGGCTCTGTGACAACGTAGGCGTGGACGCGCCACTGGACGAACTCGTGGACATGCAGGCCGAACGCCTCGAATACGAGAACCGCGACACGATTCGGGACATCGTGCGCACCGAGGTCGAAAAGTACCGCGAGACGCTCGAACAGGGCGGCCGCCGGGTCGAACGACTCGCCAAGGAGTACGCCGAGAAGGGCCAACCCATCCCGACCGACGAACTGGTCGAGTTGTACGACTCCCACGGCATCCAGCCCGACATGGTGGAAGAAATCGCCGCGGACTTCGGGACCGAGGTCGAGGTCCCCGACGACTTCTACAGCGTCGTCGCCTCCCGCCACGACTCCGGGCAGGCCTTCGAGGAGGAAGCGGACGAAGACGACCGGCTGGCCGACCTGCCGAAGACCGACCGGCAGTTCTACGAGGACCAGTACGGCACCGACTTCGAGGCCGTGGTCCTCGACGTGTTCGAGCGCGAGGGCGAGGGAACGGACGGCGAGACCGCCTACGACGTGGTGCTGGACCAGACGATGTTCTACCCGGAGGGCGGTGGCCAACCCGCCGACCACGGGACGCTGACCACCGACGAGACGAGCGTACGGGTCGGCGACGTGCAGGTCCGGGACGGCGTCATCCTCCACCGGACCGACGACGAGGTCGGCAAGGGCGACATCGTGCGCGGGAAGATAGACCGCGACCGCCGCCGTCGGCTGATGCGCCACCACACCGCGACCCACCTCGTCGTCCACGCGGCCCGCGAGGTGCTGGGCGACCACGTCCGGCAGGCCGGTGCCCAGAAGGGCACCGATAGCTCGCGCATCGACGTGCGCCACTACGAGCGCATCGACCGCGAGACCAAAGACGAGATCGAGATGGTCGCCAACGAACTCGTGATGGAGAACACGTCGGTCCAGCAGGAGTGGCCCAACCGCCACGAGGCCGAAGAGGAGTACGGCTTCGACCTGTATCAGGGCGGCATCCCGGCCGGACAGAACATCCGGCTCATCCACGTCTCCGAGGACGTGCAGGCCTGCGGTGGCACCCACGTCCGGCGTACAGGCGACGTGGGCACCATCAAGATTCTGAACACCGAGCGCGTGCAGGACGGCGTGGAACGGCTCACCTTCGCCGCGGGCGAGGCCGCCGTCGAGGCGACCCAGCGAACCGAGACCGCGCTCGCCGACGCCGCCGACATCTTGGACGTGGCTCCCGACGAGGTCCCCGAGACCGCCCAGCGGTTCTTCGACGAGTGGAAGGACCGGGGCAAGCAGATAGAGGACCTGAAAGAACAGCTCGCCGAGGCCCGCGCGTCGGGCGGTGGCGGCGGCGAGGAGGTCGAGGTCGGCGACACCACGGCCGTCGTCCAGCGCCTCGACGCCGACATGGACGAACTCCGGGCGACCGCGAACGCCCTCGTGGAGGAGGGCAAAATCGCGGTCATCGGAAGCGGTGCCGACGGCGCGACGTTCGTCGTCGCGGTGCCCGACGGCGTCGGCGTCAACGCTGGCGAAGTCGTCGGGCAACTCGCCCAGAAGGTCGGCGGGGGCGGCGGCGGTCCGCCGGACTTCGCGCAGGGCGGCGGCCCCGACGCCGAGAAGTTGGACGACGCGCTGGACGAGGCTCCAGACGTGCTGAAGCAGGTCCAGAACGCCTGA
- a CDS encoding alpha/beta fold hydrolase yields the protein MPYADNDGVSIHYTVGGNGAVEPDAPVVLLADAGYGPWQWGWQFSALAGPFEVVVPATRGTGDSDAPAPDESRPGHDSYSIEEMAADLEAVLADHGARTAHLVGAGLGAMVALQYALDFSRARSLSLLGSSPGGPRTTPVADGVRERLEASPDDSSSLRNSLEPVASEELLETDDLVERIVAWRRDEDANPAVQRAHFDAMAEFDASDRLYEITIPALVCHGADDRVIPADDGELLADGLPKGEFEEFPGEHLFYVERSREVNDALVGFLTERAEE from the coding sequence ATGCCTTACGCGGACAACGACGGCGTTTCTATCCACTACACGGTCGGCGGCAACGGCGCGGTCGAACCGGACGCACCGGTCGTCTTGCTGGCCGACGCGGGGTACGGCCCGTGGCAGTGGGGCTGGCAGTTCTCGGCGCTCGCGGGCCCCTTCGAGGTCGTGGTCCCCGCCACGCGCGGGACCGGCGACTCCGACGCTCCGGCCCCGGACGAGTCCCGTCCCGGACACGACTCGTACAGCATCGAGGAGATGGCCGCGGACCTCGAAGCGGTCCTCGCCGACCACGGCGCGCGCACGGCCCACCTCGTCGGCGCGGGGCTGGGCGCGATGGTCGCGTTGCAGTACGCGCTCGACTTCTCGCGCGCTCGGTCGCTGAGTCTCCTCGGTTCGTCGCCCGGCGGCCCGCGCACGACTCCCGTCGCCGACGGCGTGCGCGAGCGATTGGAAGCGAGTCCCGACGACTCCTCGTCGCTCCGGAACTCGCTCGAACCGGTCGCCAGCGAGGAGCTACTGGAGACCGACGACCTCGTGGAGCGCATCGTCGCGTGGCGGCGCGACGAGGACGCCAACCCCGCGGTCCAGCGCGCGCACTTCGACGCGATGGCCGAGTTCGACGCCAGCGACCGACTCTACGAGATTACGATTCCGGCGCTGGTCTGTCACGGCGCGGACGACCGCGTGATTCCGGCCGACGACGGCGAACTCCTCGCCGACGGTCTCCCGAAAGGCGAGTTCGAGGAGTTCCCCGGCGAACACCTGTTCTACGTCGAACGCTCGCGGGAGGTCAACGACGCGCTCGTCGGATTCCTGACCGAGCGCGCCGAGGAGTGA
- a CDS encoding class I adenylate-forming enzyme family protein translates to MTLSLERRAALWGDRLAVVDASADRRVSYADLESEADAMARRLSALGVGPGDPVAVVSRNRIETLALLFAVRRLGGIFAPVSYRLTPATVEEPLETIDPEVVVHEPAQRDLVRELPDERTHSFEELGRHEGEEYERADGASEGSDRDSGRTDRDAEESLLYLHTDPSDDREDGVRVVDYPARAVEWNCVTAAAGWGLGRDDCAPALLPFSDADGLLRFVLPLLYVGGRVALLRAFSPDDALATVAEEGATALFAGATEYRELVADETFGATDFAGVEWVAARSPLPADAREELARRAPVVRTYGRVETGPNALLVPPERGASAGGPGASERGGPDDADRVGRPFPDCEVRIANDEGMPVAEGEAGELRFRGAVTPRGYLGRDGEGATEEFPEWVPTGDLGYREGGDCYLLGPADERGADGERGSDDG, encoded by the coding sequence ATGACGCTCTCGCTCGAACGCCGGGCCGCGCTGTGGGGGGACCGACTCGCGGTGGTGGACGCGAGCGCCGACCGGCGGGTCAGCTACGCCGACCTCGAATCGGAGGCCGACGCGATGGCTCGACGGCTCTCGGCGCTCGGCGTCGGGCCGGGCGACCCGGTGGCGGTCGTCTCGCGCAACCGAATCGAGACGCTGGCGCTGTTGTTCGCGGTCCGGCGACTCGGCGGGATTTTCGCGCCGGTCTCCTACCGGCTCACGCCCGCGACCGTCGAGGAGCCGCTGGAGACAATCGACCCCGAGGTCGTCGTCCACGAACCCGCCCAGCGCGACCTCGTTCGGGAGTTGCCCGACGAGCGAACCCACTCCTTCGAGGAGTTAGGACGCCACGAGGGCGAGGAGTACGAGCGCGCCGACGGGGCTTCCGAAGGTTCCGACCGGGACTCCGGACGCACCGACCGCGACGCCGAGGAGTCGCTCCTGTACCTGCACACCGACCCGAGCGACGACCGAGAAGACGGCGTGCGAGTCGTGGACTACCCCGCGCGAGCGGTCGAGTGGAACTGCGTCACCGCCGCGGCTGGGTGGGGACTGGGCCGCGACGACTGCGCGCCCGCCCTGTTGCCCTTCTCGGATGCCGACGGTCTCCTCCGGTTCGTCCTGCCACTGCTCTACGTCGGCGGGCGCGTGGCGCTCCTCCGGGCGTTCAGTCCGGACGACGCGCTGGCCACCGTCGCCGAGGAGGGCGCGACCGCGCTGTTCGCTGGCGCGACCGAGTACCGCGAACTCGTCGCCGACGAGACGTTCGGAGCGACCGACTTCGCGGGCGTCGAGTGGGTCGCCGCACGCTCGCCCCTCCCCGCCGACGCCCGCGAGGAGTTGGCCCGGCGCGCGCCGGTCGTCCGGACCTACGGCCGCGTCGAGACCGGGCCGAACGCCCTCCTCGTGCCGCCCGAGCGCGGCGCGTCGGCGGGCGGCCCCGGCGCGAGCGAACGAGGAGGCCCGGACGACGCCGACCGCGTAGGTCGCCCGTTCCCCGACTGCGAGGTCCGAATCGCCAACGACGAGGGGATGCCGGTCGCCGAGGGGGAGGCCGGGGAACTCCGGTTCCGCGGAGCCGTGACGCCGCGCGGGTATCTGGGACGCGACGGCGAGGGCGCGACCGAGGAGTTCCCCGAGTGGGTCCCGACCGGCGACCTCGGCTACCGGGAGGGCGGCGACTGCTACCTCCTCGGACCGGCGGACGAGCGCGGTGCCGACGGCGAGCGGGGTTCCGACGACGGGTGA
- a CDS encoding YihY/virulence factor BrkB family protein — MGGRGRELWRATERVVRASWREVHDQNITFMAGSIAYHAFVSMLPLLLFVLVVLTTVGNEEFTASVAAVTEPFLTAYARDLLVESLDVATARTGVSVVGAVTLLWGVSKIFRGLDVAFSQIYGTASNKSVRAQIENALVVVVALGLAVVAFLVAGAVAARVPDLPYPALSNPLLLAVGLAVAFFPIYYVFPDADVTPREVLPGVVFAAVGWTAMEAAFQAYVLLAGRYEAVYGTLGSAFILLIWLYFSSLVLLVGAVVNAVLAGRIRDERALAALGSSAGDATERGSVGDGRTDRGAAQVNGGASGRRPPSESVSTGDRTPAPERPSPADRVRTMERPRSDADRRRADGRPEADADRLREELRRLEADNARLRRVNDALNRRLARRRSVVRRAKQWLFDR, encoded by the coding sequence ATGGGGGGCCGGGGAAGGGAACTCTGGCGGGCGACCGAGCGTGTCGTCCGGGCGTCGTGGCGCGAGGTACACGACCAGAATATCACGTTCATGGCCGGGAGCATCGCGTACCACGCGTTCGTCTCGATGCTCCCGCTGTTGCTGTTCGTCCTCGTCGTCCTCACGACGGTCGGCAACGAGGAGTTCACGGCGTCGGTCGCGGCGGTCACGGAACCGTTCCTGACCGCCTACGCCCGCGACCTGCTGGTCGAGTCGCTCGACGTGGCCACCGCCCGGACCGGCGTGTCGGTCGTCGGTGCGGTGACGCTCCTGTGGGGCGTCTCGAAGATATTCCGCGGTCTCGACGTGGCGTTCTCCCAAATTTACGGTACGGCCTCGAACAAGTCCGTTCGCGCTCAAATCGAGAACGCCCTCGTCGTGGTCGTCGCGCTCGGATTGGCCGTCGTCGCGTTCCTCGTCGCGGGCGCGGTGGCCGCCCGAGTCCCCGACCTACCGTATCCGGCGCTGTCCAACCCACTTCTCCTCGCTGTCGGTCTCGCGGTCGCGTTCTTCCCCATCTACTACGTCTTCCCCGATGCGGACGTGACGCCCCGCGAGGTCCTGCCCGGCGTCGTCTTCGCCGCGGTCGGGTGGACCGCGATGGAGGCGGCGTTTCAGGCCTACGTCCTCCTCGCGGGGCGCTACGAGGCGGTGTACGGCACCCTCGGGAGCGCGTTCATCCTGCTCATCTGGCTCTACTTCAGCAGTCTCGTCCTGCTGGTCGGCGCGGTCGTCAACGCGGTCCTCGCGGGTCGCATCCGCGACGAGCGCGCGCTGGCGGCGCTCGGGTCGAGCGCCGGGGACGCGACCGAGCGAGGCAGCGTCGGCGACGGTCGAACCGACCGCGGGGCGGCGCAGGTCAACGGCGGCGCGTCCGGTCGTCGCCCGCCGAGCGAGTCCGTCTCGACTGGCGACCGCACTCCGGCCCCGGAGCGCCCGTCACCCGCCGACCGCGTGCGGACGATGGAACGACCTCGCTCCGACGCCGACCGACGCCGGGCCGACGGGCGACCGGAAGCCGACGCCGACCGACTCCGCGAGGAGCTACGCCGACTCGAAGCCGACAACGCGCGACTCCGCCGGGTGAACGACGCGTTGAACCGGCGACTCGCCCGCCGCCGGTCGGTCGTCCGGCGAGCGAAGCAGTGGCTGTTCGACCGGTAG